GCAGTACAACGCGGCCGCCCAGACGATCGAACTCGCCTACGACGACTCGCTGGTGACGTCCGGCACGGCCCCCCTCACCGGGGTGGACAACGTCACGGGCTCCGACTCCGGCGACCTGTTCGTGGCGGAGGACGGCGGCACCATGGACATCTGCCTCATCACCCCCGACGACGTGGTCGCGCCCTTCCTGCGCATCGACGGCCAGTCGGGTTCCGAGATCACGGGCCCGGCCTTCTCCCCGGACGGCACCCGTCTGTACTTCTCCAGCCAGCGCGGTACGAGCGGCAGCTCGTCGGGCGGGATCACCTACGAGGTGAAGGGGCCGTTCCGGGCATAGGGACGCCTGGGCAGGCACTTCGGCTTGCGGGCCAGGATTGACAGGAACTCGACAGCAGAACGGAGGAACGCGGCCGGGCGGCGGCTCGTTACTCGCCAACGAAGTCCCAGCGGAGTGAGACCGCACACCGGCGGCCACCGCCCCACCCGGCATGGCCGCGGTTCGCCGTGTCACGCCGTACGCGGAGTCACACGGTTGGCAGAGTCACACCGTTCGGAGATCACACCGTTCGCAGAGTTACGCCGTTCGCCGCCCGCACCCCACTCACGGAGGCACGTAACCATGACCCCCGCTCCCACCCCCACGCCCGCCCCCACCCCGTCCCGCCGCACCGTCCTCGGCGGCGCGGCCCTGGCCGCCCTCACCCTGACGGCCGCGGCGGCCCCCGCCGCGACCGCGGCCCCCTCCCCTTCCGATGCCGCCAAGTCCCGTACCGGTGAGGCGGGTTGGCTGACCGAGTACTCCCTCCCCGACGGCTGGCTCCCCGAGGGCATCGCCATCGGCGGCAAGCCGTACGCCTACCAGGGCTCCCGCGCCAACGGCGGTATCCTCCGCACCGACCTGCGCACCGGCGAGGGCACGGTCCTGTACGCGGGCGGCACCGGCCAGGTGTCGGTCGGCCTGAAGCTCGACCACGACGGCCTGCTGTACGTGGCGGGCAGCACGGGAGTGGCGCGGGTGGTCGACTCCCGCACCGGCGAGCTGGTGACGACCCACCAACTCACCCCAGCGGCAGGCCACTTCATCAACGACGTGACCCTGCTCGGCGACCGGGCCTGGTTCACCGACTCACGGGCCGCCGTGCTGTACGGCGTCCCGCGCGGCCGGGCCGACGGCGAGATCCGCGCCCTTCCGCTCACCGGCGACTGGGTCCAGCTCCCCGACGTGAACAACGCCAACGGGATCGTCGGCACGCCGGACGGCCGAGGCCTGATCGTCGTCAAGAGCACACCGGGCGAGCTGTACAACGTGAACCTCAGGACCGGCCACGCCACGAGGATCACGCTGGTCGGCGCGTCGGACGTGGTGAACGGCGACGGCCTCTACCGCATCGGCCGCACGCTGTACGTGGTCCAGAACCGCCTGAACCTGATCAGCGTCTGGTCCCTGGACCGCACGGCGACCACCGCCACCCTCACCCGCACGATCACCGACCCCCGCTTCGACGTCCCCACCACGGCCGCCCGCTACGGCGACCGCCTCTACCTGGTCAACGCGCGCTTCACCAGCCCACAGCTCCCGGAGACGACCTTCACGGCGGTAGCGGTCTCGATCTGACGAACCGTCCGGCCTGACGGGGGGCCGGGGGGCCGGGGGGCCGGGGGGCCGGGGGCGGCACTCGACGAGCGAGGGTGCCGCCCCCGCCCCCGCCCCCGCCCCTCCCCGGCGACCGGGGCGATGCGCACAGAAAGTCACAGAACGGCCACTCCTCCCACACCTCACGCAAGACGGCCATACCGTCGTCCCCTCACACCACAGCTCGGGGGGACATACATGAGCAACCCGTACACCACCGCGCCCACCCAGAACCCCACCCCCCGGTGGGCCAGGAAGAGATACGTCCTGCCCGCCCTCGCCCTGGCCCTGTTCCTCGGCGCGGGCATCGGCGGAGCCGACGGCGGCACCACGACGGAGGCGAAGCCGACGTCCGCCGAACCGCAGCCCACGGTGACCGTGACGACCACGACGACGGAGACCGCCGTCCCCGAGCCGGCGGGCACGGTGACCGCCACGGCGACGGAGACGGTGAAGGTGACGAAGACGGTCACGGCGAAGGCGGCGGCGAACGAGGCCGACTCCGGATCCGACGAGTCCGACAGCTCAGCCGATTCCGCCGACTCCGCCGACTCCGCCGACTCCGGAAGTGCCTACTACGCCAACTGCACGGCCGCCCGCGCGGCCGGCGCCGCTCCGGTCCGCGTGGGCGACCCTGGCTATGGGCGCCACCTGGACCGCGACGGCGACGGCGTGGGCTGCGAATAGAGGAACAGGGAACGAAGGCGCGAGCCGCCGCCGGAGTCGTGGACCCGGTACGCCCGGCGACCGCCGGCGTTTGCCGAACCGGCAACAGAACTCGCGACTTGCGTGCCGGGACCGCACCCTCGGAACCGATGGACGATCTCAAGTCTCGGAGGGTCGATGTCGCAGCAGACCGCGAACGACGTGAAACACCGCCTGGTCCCCTCGCCCGCAGGCCGTGTCCACGTGGTGGAGCAGGGTGAGGGCCCCCTGGTCCTGCTCGTGCACGGCTTCCCCGAGTCCTGGTACTCCTGGCGCCACCAGTTGCCGGCGCTGGCCGCGGCCGGGTACCGCGCGGCCGCCCTCGACGTCCGCGGCTACGGCCGCTCCTCCAAACCCCGTGCCACGGACGCGTACCGCATGCGGGAACTGGTGGAGGACAACGCCGCGGTCGTCCAGGCCCTGGGCGAACGGTCCGCGGTGATCGTCGGTCACGACTGGGGTGCGACGATCGCGGCCGACTCCGCCCTGCTGCGCCCGGACGTCTTCCACGCGGTGGGTCTGCTGAGCGTCCCCTACACCCCACCGGGCGGACCGATGCCGAGCGAGGCCTTTGCTCACATGGGCGGGACGGGCGGGGAGGAGGAGTTCTACGTCTCCTACTTCCAGGAACCGGGCCGCGCCGAGGCGGAGATCGAGCCCGACGTACGGGGCTGGCTCGCGGGCTTCTACGCCGCCCTGTCCGCGGACACCATGCCGGCGGCGGGCTCCCCCGACCCCCACTTCGTCACCCGGGGCGGAAAGCTGCGCGACCGCTTCCCCACCGGGGCGCTGCCCGCCTGGCTCACCGAGGCGGATCTCGACGTCTACGCGGAGGAGTTCGAGCGAACCGGCCTGACCGGCGCCCTGAACCGCTACCGCAACATGGACCGCGACTGGAAAGACCTCACGGCCTTCACCGGCGCCCCGATCACCCAGCCGGCCCTGTTCATCGCGGGCGCCCTCGACGCCTCGACCACCTGGCTGGCCGCCGCGATCGAGGCATTCCCCACCACCCTCCCCGGCCTCTCCGCCTCCCACATCCTCGAAAACTGCGGCCACTGGCTCCAACAGGAACACCCCGAGGCAACAAACCAACTCCTGACCACCTGGCTGTCCACCCTGCCGACCTGAACACCCACCGCCACAGCATCAGGGGCGGCACCCCCACCCACGGGTGCCGCCCCTACACACATCCGACCGCCGGTCATCAGTCGCGCCGAATCAACTCCGGATCGATCCGCCGCCCGACCAGCGGCAGCGCGCCGAGCGCGGCGACGACCACGACGCCGAGCGCGGAGGCGAGAAGCAGCGGCAGCCCGGCCCCGTCCCAGAAGACGGCCCCGCCACCAGTCACCAGGTAACTGGACTCCGCCATCTTCCCGGTCACCACCGCGAGCACGAGCCCGACGGCCAGGGGCAACACGACCTGCGCGACCTGAACGGCCCGGAGTGTCCGAGGCCTGGCCCCGAGCAACGCCAGGGCAGTGACCTGCGGTCGGCGTTCCACGGCTCGATCGGTGGCGGCGACGAGGTACGCCGCCACCCCGATGATCAGGCCCAGGATCATGCCTACGGCGAGGAGGGTCTTGATGACGGTGATCTGCTGGAGAGCGGCGGCGTCCACGCCATCCGTCTCGACCTCGATCGTGGGGTCGACCCCGGCGATGCCTTCGAGTACGGAGCGAACGGTCTCGGGGGCGGCGCTGCTGAGGAGCTTGAGGGTGGCTCGGTCCTCGGGACGGAATCCGGCGGGGAACAGGGACGGTGGGATCAGAACAGCGCCGCTGCTGACCATCTGCGCTGCCGTGTCGTCGTGATACTTGATCGTCTGACGCGGCACCTGCACGTTGACGACCCGGCGCTTGCCTTCGGAGTTGCGCAGGTGGAAGGGGAAACTGCTTCCTGGCTTGCTGGACTCGTCGTAGGTGTGGTCCTGAACCATCAGCCGGGCCGGTCGTCCGTCGACGCAGTTCTCGACCACGGACGCCATCCTGCGCAACTGTCCGCAGGTGGCGATCACGGCACTGATGCTCGTCCATTCATCACTGCCGGGTTCCGTCCAAGACTGCGTCTGAATGGCGTGGCTGCGGACGCCCGGGACCTTTGTGAGAGCCCGCTCCTTGTTCTCGGGAACATCGTCGAGCGCCATGGTGTAGAGCTGGACCGGCGAGGTGTTCTTGGACACCTGATTCAGCTCGATGAGCACGCCCTGCGTGAGCGACGCCGCGTAGACCAGCAGCACCAGGCCGGTCGCCACGCGGAGAGCACCGCCCGGTTCCACTTCGTTGCGGCGCATGGCGAGACCAAGAGACAGCGAACCCGTGGCACGGGCAACCGTCCTGGCCAGGGCGCGCGAGAGGATCGGCAACGACAGCACGAGGCCGGTACCGACCAGCACGACGGCGAGCGGCATCAGAATCGCGGAGAACGACGTGTCCGTGGGTACGTTCCCCGTGGCGCCGGCCACGCAGTATCCGATGACGATGCCCAGTCCAGGAACAAGCGGGAGCAGGCCCCACAGACGCGGCGGTTTCTCCACGGCACTGCGCCGCACGGCCAGCGGGTTGACCGCGGCCTTCTTCGCTCCGACCCGGCCCACGAACCAGGCAAGCGCCGGACAACCCACCAGACAGACGAGGAGCGCGGTCCCGGACAACGCGCCATCGGCCGGGTACCACTTGAACCCGGGCAGCCCCATCCGCGCCACCAGTTGGTTGACGACCCAATAGGCACCCAGACCGAGCACGGCTCCCAGCAACGCGGCAGCGACGGTCTCGGCCGCGTTGACACGCTGTGTGCCCTTTGTGCTCAGCCCGAGCAGGCGCAACGCGGCCAGCCGCCTCATACGGGAAGCGGCGGACAGCCGGGCACACACGGAAAGGAACACTGCCAGCGGCAGCAGTACGACACCTGCCAAGGTGAAGCGCAAAATGTCGAGCGTGGAGGGCTCCACGGTCGGGAAGCGCGCATATTTCCAACCGAATTCCGACAAGTGGCCACCCCCCTTGAGCTCTTCGGGTCTGGCGCCGACGTACGCGTAGAGCTCGTCAGGCTGGGCCAGCCCCTGGGCGGAGATGAGGCCGACCTCGTTCCCGGGCAGAAGTTGAGAAAGGCCGGGATCTCTGTTCAGCAGCTCGTGCAGCCGAGGGGATACGAACACCTCACCGGGGCCCGGAAGTTCAGGCAGGCCGGGTGGCGGGGTGATGGGCGCCGCGCCTGTCTGCGCGACGAAGATCCGGGTGAGGGGTTCGGAACCGTAGGGGTCCAGTCGGGTGAGGGCCAAGCCAGGCGCTCCCCTTGCTGTTGACGTGCAGCTACCTCGCCCATTTGAGCAATCTGGCTCACGGGCGGCCTTGCGGGCGTCCTGCGCGGCCAGGATGCCCGGAATCGCGAGTACAACAGCCAGACAGCACACCCCGATCGCGCTGCCCACCACCATGAGCAGGAATCGAATGCGGGCGCCCCGGTCGCTGCCCAGCAATAGCCGCAATCCCAGTAGAAGTTCTTTCACGATGCTTCCCGTACCTGCGCCGTGAGCACGCCGTCACACATGACATAGCGATCGTCCGCCCGATCCGCCACCTGCGTGTCATGAGTCACGAGCACCACAGCGGTGCCTTGTGACCGCGCCAGGCTGAGAAACTCCTCCAGGACAGACGACGCATTGCTGCTGTCGAGCGAGCCGGTGGGCTCATCTGCGAAGATGACGGCAGGCTTGTGCACCAATGCCCTTGCGACTGCGACACGTTGGCTTTGCCCTCCAGACACCTGCGACGGACGCCGTCCGCGTAGATCTGCGAGACCGAGCCGCCCCAGGATCTCACCGGCCGCAGCGAGGGCTTCAGCCTTGCGCTGTCCAGCCAGTCTCAGCGGCAGCGCAGCGTTCTCCTCTACCGTCAGCTCGGGTAGAAGTTCACCGTATTGAAAGACGAATCCGAACCGCTCGCGACGAAGCATGCTCAGTTCCTCGTCGTTGAGAGTCCCGAGGGATTGCCCATCGAAACGGACCTCGCCGCGCGACACCGGGAGCACCCCGGCCAGGCAATAGAGCAGTGACGACTTCCCTGACCCGCTTTGTCCCGTGATCGCCGCAACCTGCCCCCGCCTCAGCGAGAACTCCACGTTCCGGACAGCCGTCGTCTCACCGTAGAGGAGGTCAACCCCTTTGGCAGACAAGACTTCTGACGTATTGATCTCATTCTCCCATCAAAGGAACGAGCCCAGGTATATGCACCTGGGCTCGAGAAGGTGGACAGACTCAGCCACGGTCCCAGTCGTGCGTGAAGGTCTCGAGAGGTGCACAGTTGTCCGGACGGAGGGTGCCCCGGTCGCGACACACTCGGAGCTTCGCCCTGCTGATGTATCGCTGAGCACCGTCCCAATTCGACTGGTGCAGTCGAACCGAACTCCGCTGCTTTCCGTAGTACCTCACCCAGTCGTGCCCCTGGACCTGGACCTCGACATAGACGTTGTGGCGGTCTCCAGCAATCGTGTCAGTGATCCGCCCCCACCATTCGAAGGCACCGTGATTTACGCCGGGACGGTTGAGCTTGTAATACCCCCCGCTGAATTCAACGCCCGCCGATTCGAGGTGCGGGATACCCCCCTCCGCCGGCGAAGCAACTGCCGCCACCGCCCCGCCGAACATCAGACCAACCGCAGCCAAGCCGAGCACTGCCCTCTTCATGCATGCCTCCGTAACCATCAGCGACGCGACCATCGCCAGGAGTAACGGACTGTAGCGGCACGTAAGTTGACAGAAACGATCTATCGCCCCACAACCATCACATCAGGCGATCGACTTCCAGCCACGGCGCCACAAAAAGGTCACCATCGCGCCACCGGCAGGTCAGGACGCCGCCCAGGTGAGGGTTTGGGAGCCGTGCAGGTGGGCGTAGGTGCCGCCGTGGGCGAGGAGGTCGTCGTGGCGGCCCGTCTCCACGAGGTGGCCGCGGTCGACGACGAGGATGCGGTCGGCGTCGGGAGCCAGGTTGAGGTCGTGCGTGATCATGATGGTGGTGCGGCCCGCCATGAGTCGGCGCAGCGGTTCGACGATGCGCCGCGTGGCGATCGCGTCCAGTCCGGTGGTCGGTTCGTCGAGGACGAGGACCGGCGCGTCGCGCAGCACGGCCCGCGCGATGGCGAGGCGCTGTAGCTGGCCGCCGGACAGCCGTGCGGAGTTGGGGTCGATCCAGGTGTCGTAGCCCTCGGGCAGCGCGGTGATGAACTCGTGCGCGTCGGCCGCCCGGGCCGCCTCCTCGATGGCGTGGTCACTCGCGCCGGGCCGCCCGCAGGCGATGTTCGCGCGGACCGTGTCGTGCAGGACGAGGGTCTCCTGCGGCAGCAGCGTGACGTACTCGCGCAGCCGCTCGAGCGGGAAGTCGTGCAGCGGGATGCCGTCCAGGAGGACGGAGCCGGCGTCGGGGTCGTAGAAGCGGAGGAGGAGTTTGGAGACCGTCGACTTGCCCGCGCCGCTCGGGCCGGTGAT
The sequence above is a segment of the Streptomyces asoensis genome. Coding sequences within it:
- a CDS encoding SMP-30/gluconolactonase/LRE family protein, with the translated sequence MTPAPTPTPAPTPSRRTVLGGAALAALTLTAAAAPAATAAPSPSDAAKSRTGEAGWLTEYSLPDGWLPEGIAIGGKPYAYQGSRANGGILRTDLRTGEGTVLYAGGTGQVSVGLKLDHDGLLYVAGSTGVARVVDSRTGELVTTHQLTPAAGHFINDVTLLGDRAWFTDSRAAVLYGVPRGRADGEIRALPLTGDWVQLPDVNNANGIVGTPDGRGLIVVKSTPGELYNVNLRTGHATRITLVGASDVVNGDGLYRIGRTLYVVQNRLNLISVWSLDRTATTATLTRTITDPRFDVPTTAARYGDRLYLVNARFTSPQLPETTFTAVAVSI
- a CDS encoding excalibur calcium-binding domain-containing protein, with amino-acid sequence MSNPYTTAPTQNPTPRWARKRYVLPALALALFLGAGIGGADGGTTTEAKPTSAEPQPTVTVTTTTTETAVPEPAGTVTATATETVKVTKTVTAKAAANEADSGSDESDSSADSADSADSADSGSAYYANCTAARAAGAAPVRVGDPGYGRHLDRDGDGVGCE
- a CDS encoding alpha/beta fold hydrolase codes for the protein MSQQTANDVKHRLVPSPAGRVHVVEQGEGPLVLLVHGFPESWYSWRHQLPALAAAGYRAAALDVRGYGRSSKPRATDAYRMRELVEDNAAVVQALGERSAVIVGHDWGATIAADSALLRPDVFHAVGLLSVPYTPPGGPMPSEAFAHMGGTGGEEEFYVSYFQEPGRAEAEIEPDVRGWLAGFYAALSADTMPAAGSPDPHFVTRGGKLRDRFPTGALPAWLTEADLDVYAEEFERTGLTGALNRYRNMDRDWKDLTAFTGAPITQPALFIAGALDASTTWLAAAIEAFPTTLPGLSASHILENCGHWLQQEHPEATNQLLTTWLSTLPT
- a CDS encoding FtsX-like permease family protein, which gives rise to MKELLLGLRLLLGSDRGARIRFLLMVVGSAIGVCCLAVVLAIPGILAAQDARKAAREPDCSNGRGSCTSTARGAPGLALTRLDPYGSEPLTRIFVAQTGAAPITPPPGLPELPGPGEVFVSPRLHELLNRDPGLSQLLPGNEVGLISAQGLAQPDELYAYVGARPEELKGGGHLSEFGWKYARFPTVEPSTLDILRFTLAGVVLLPLAVFLSVCARLSAASRMRRLAALRLLGLSTKGTQRVNAAETVAAALLGAVLGLGAYWVVNQLVARMGLPGFKWYPADGALSGTALLVCLVGCPALAWFVGRVGAKKAAVNPLAVRRSAVEKPPRLWGLLPLVPGLGIVIGYCVAGATGNVPTDTSFSAILMPLAVVLVGTGLVLSLPILSRALARTVARATGSLSLGLAMRRNEVEPGGALRVATGLVLLVYAASLTQGVLIELNQVSKNTSPVQLYTMALDDVPENKERALTKVPGVRSHAIQTQSWTEPGSDEWTSISAVIATCGQLRRMASVVENCVDGRPARLMVQDHTYDESSKPGSSFPFHLRNSEGKRRVVNVQVPRQTIKYHDDTAAQMVSSGAVLIPPSLFPAGFRPEDRATLKLLSSAAPETVRSVLEGIAGVDPTIEVETDGVDAAALQQITVIKTLLAVGMILGLIIGVAAYLVAATDRAVERRPQVTALALLGARPRTLRAVQVAQVVLPLAVGLVLAVVTGKMAESSYLVTGGGAVFWDGAGLPLLLASALGVVVVAALGALPLVGRRIDPELIRRD
- a CDS encoding ABC transporter ATP-binding protein; this translates as MEFSLRRGQVAAITGQSGSGKSSLLYCLAGVLPVSRGEVRFDGQSLGTLNDEELSMLRRERFGFVFQYGELLPELTVEENAALPLRLAGQRKAEALAAAGEILGRLGLADLRGRRPSQVSGGQSQRVAVARALVHKPAVIFADEPTGSLDSSNASSVLEEFLSLARSQGTAVVLVTHDTQVADRADDRYVMCDGVLTAQVREAS